One genomic window of Blastopirellula retiformator includes the following:
- the ilvC gene encoding ketol-acid reductoisomerase, whose product MPAKIYYDNDADLSVLKDKTIAILGYGSQGHAQAQNLRDSGCNVVIGQRPGSANYDLAKSHGFEPMSIEDACMKAQVINILLPDEVQGDVYKAHIAPNLKSGDVLMCSHGFNFHFGQIEPPKGIDTLLVAPKGPGHLVRSEYVAGGGVPSLIALGEGASEETRKIGLAYAKGIGGTRGGVIETTFAEETETDLFGEQVVLCGGVSELVKAGFETLVEAGYQEEMAYFECMHELKLIVDLLYQGGLNYMRYSISNTAEFGDYSTGPRIITAETKAEMKRVLNEIQDGTFARDWILENRAGAPRFKAIRRNEQSHQVEQVGKRLRKLMTWIDSKEV is encoded by the coding sequence ATGCCCGCCAAGATTTATTACGACAACGATGCCGATCTTTCCGTCTTGAAGGATAAGACGATCGCTATTTTGGGTTATGGGTCGCAAGGACACGCCCAAGCCCAGAACCTGCGCGATAGCGGCTGCAACGTCGTAATCGGGCAGCGTCCGGGAAGCGCCAACTACGACCTGGCCAAATCGCACGGTTTCGAGCCGATGTCGATTGAAGACGCCTGCATGAAGGCCCAGGTCATCAACATCCTGCTTCCCGACGAAGTTCAAGGCGACGTCTACAAGGCCCACATCGCCCCCAACCTGAAGTCGGGCGACGTGCTGATGTGCTCGCACGGTTTCAACTTCCACTTTGGCCAGATCGAGCCGCCGAAGGGAATCGACACCCTGCTGGTCGCGCCGAAAGGCCCGGGCCACCTGGTGCGTAGCGAATACGTCGCCGGCGGCGGCGTTCCGTCGCTGATCGCGTTGGGCGAAGGCGCCAGCGAAGAAACCCGCAAGATCGGCCTGGCCTACGCCAAGGGGATCGGCGGCACCCGTGGCGGCGTCATCGAAACCACCTTCGCCGAAGAGACCGAAACCGACTTGTTCGGCGAACAGGTCGTCTTGTGCGGCGGCGTCAGCGAACTCGTCAAAGCCGGTTTCGAAACGCTGGTCGAAGCGGGCTACCAAGAAGAAATGGCCTACTTCGAGTGCATGCACGAACTGAAGCTGATCGTCGACCTGCTCTACCAGGGCGGTTTGAACTACATGCGTTACAGCATCTCGAACACCGCGGAGTTCGGCGATTACTCGACCGGCCCGCGCATCATCACCGCCGAAACCAAGGCCGAAATGAAGCGCGTTCTGAACGAGATCCAAGACGGCACCTTTGCCCGCGACTGGATCCTGGAAAACCGCGCCGGCGCTCCTCGCTTCAAAGCGATCCGCCGCAACGAACAAAGCCACCAGGTCGAACAAGTCGGCAAGCGCCTCCGCAAGCTGATGACCTGGATCGACTCGAAAGAAGTTTAG